One Candidatus Hydrogenedens sp. genomic window, TCATTCTTAAAGAGCAGGGTTCCCAAAAGATTAACCTCATCAAGAAGGTTAAAGATTTATTAGGTCTTGGGTTGAAAGAAGCCAAAGATTTAGTCGACTCCGTACCTAAGGCAATTAAAGAGAACGTTAGCGAAGAAGAAGCCAAGAAGATTAAGGAAGAATTGGAAAGCGTCGGAGCGGTTGTTGAACTTCAAGGTGTATAATTAACACCGAAAATTTTAGACCATTCATATTACAGCACTGGGATATTCTCCCAGTGCTGATTTTTATTTGTGCTCTCAAAATAAATACGACATAATTTAATTTCGATTTTCAACCTTTGTTATATAGACATGTTCAAAAGTGCGTTTAACAAACATATTGGCATATAATTACCAAAAAATGAATTTGTTTAATCTTTTCCGTCGGATGTTTTTGTTATGGAACGAAATAAAGAGAATAATTATGTCAGAGATATAATTCTTATTGGATTATGGGCACTGGTACTGTTTGGTGCTAATATCTGGGGGTATGATTTATGGT contains:
- the rplL gene encoding 50S ribosomal protein L7/L12, translated to MSDKLQPIIDAIAELNVLELSELVKALEEKFGVTAAAPMAMAMPMMMPGAGASAGGEAKEEGPSVYNVILKEQGSQKINLIKKVKDLLGLGLKEAKDLVDSVPKAIKENVSEEEAKKIKEELESVGAVVELQGV